Proteins encoded by one window of Sorex araneus isolate mSorAra2 chromosome 3, mSorAra2.pri, whole genome shotgun sequence:
- the NOTUM gene encoding palmitoleoyl-protein carboxylesterase NOTUM: MGPGVRVLLLLGLLHGAGGGQARKGWRRRGPPPPPPPAPRPEPAPAPEPPVESFPLDFTAVEGNMDSFMAQVKSLAQSLYPCSAQQLHEDLRLHLLLNTSVTCNDGSPAGYYLKESKGSRRWLVFLEGGWYCFNRENCASRYDTLRRLMSSKDWPRTRTGTGILSSQPEENPHWWNANMVFIPYCSSDVWSGVSSKSEKSEFAFMGALIIQEVVRELLDQGLSGAKVLLLAGSSAGGTGVLLNVDRVAEQLEQLGYPGIQVRGLADSGWFLDNQQYHHTDCVDTITCAPTEAIRRGIRYWNGLVPERCRRQFKEGEEWNCFFGYKIYPTLRCPVFVVQWLFDEAQLTVDNVHIPGQPLQEDQWLYIQNVGRELRHTLKDVAASFAPACLSHEIIIRSHWTEVQVKGTSLPRALHCWDRSLHEAHRGNKTPLKGCPMHLVDSCPWPHCNPSCPTIRDQFTGQEMNVAQFLMHLGFDVQSVAEQQGLEPSKLLGMLSGGR; this comes from the exons ATGGGCCCGGGGGTGCgcgtgctgctgctgctgggcctgctgcacggggccgggggcggccagGCCAGGAAGGGCTGGCGCCGCCggggccccccgccgcccccgccgcccgcgccgcggcCCGAGCCGGCGCCGGCGCCCGAGCCGCCCGTGGAGAGCTTCCCGCTGGACTTCACGGCCGTGGAGGGCAACATGGACAGCTTCATGGCGCAGGTCAAGAGCCTGGCGCAGTCGCTGTACCCCTGCTCGGCGCAGCAGCTGCACGAGGACCTGCGCCTGCACCTCCTGCTCAACACGTCGGTGACCTGCAACGACGGCAGCCCCGCCGG CTACTACCTGAAGGAGTCCAAGGGCAGCCGGCGGTGGCTGGTGTTTCTGGAAG GAGGCTGGTACTGCTTCAACCGCGAGAACTGCGCGTCCCGCTACGACACGCTGCGGCGCCTTATGAGCTCCAAGGACTGGCCTCGCACCCGCACGG GTACTGGCATCCTGTCCTCGCAGCCCGAGGAGAACCCCCACTGGTGGAACGCCAACATGGT CTTCATCCCCTACTGTTCCAGTGACGTTTGGAGCGGTGTGTCCTCCAAATCTGAAAAGA GTGAGTTCGCCTTCATGGGCGCCCTCATCATCCAGGAGGTGGTCCGAGAGCTCCTGGACCAGGGGCTGAGTGGGGCCAAGGTGCTGCTGCTGGCGGGGAGCAG CGCCGGGGGCACGGGGGTGCTCCTGAACGTGGATCGCGTGGCGGAGCAGCTGGAGCAGCTGGGCTACCCCGGCATCCAGGTGCGGGGCCTGGCCGACTCGGGATGGTTCCTGGACAACCAGCAGTACCACCACACCGACTGTGTGGACACCATCACCTGTGCACCCACCGAGGCCATCCGCCGGGGCATCAG GTACTGGAATGGGTTGGTTCCCGAGCGCTGCAGGCGGCAGTTCAAGGAGGGCGAGGAATGGAACTGCTTCTTCGGCTACAAAATCTACCCGACACTGCGCT GCCCGGTGTTCGTGGTCCAGTGGCTGTTTGATGAGGCCCAGCTGACTGTGGACAATGTGCACATCCCGGGCCAGCCTCTGCAGGAGGACCAGTGGCTGTACATCCAGAACGTGGGCCGCGAGCTCAGACACACGCTCAAGGACGTGGC GGCCAGCTTTGCCCCCGCCTGCCTCTCACATGAGATCATCATCCGAAG CCACTGGACGGAGGTGCAGGTGAAGGGGACGTCCCTGCCGCGGGCACTGCACTGCTGGGACAGGAGTCTTCATGAAGCCCACAGGGGCAACAAGACCCCCCTGAAGGGCTGCCCCATGCACCTGGTGGACAGCTGCCCCTGGCCCCACTGCAACCCGTCCTGCCCCACCATCCGCGACCAGTTCACGGGCCAGGAGATGAACGTGGCGCAGTTCCTCATGCACCTGGGCTTCGACGTGCAGTCAGTGGCTGAGCAGCAGGGcttggagcccagcaagctgctgggGATGCTGAGCGGTGGCCGCTAG
- the ASPSCR1 gene encoding tether containing UBX domain for GLUT4 isoform X1, which yields MAAAAGGGASAVSVLAPNGRRHTVKVTPSTLLLQVLEDACLQQDFSPSEYDLKFQRNVLDLSVQWRFANLPNHAKLEMVPASRSREGPESMVRVALQLEDGSRLQDTFRAGQTLWGLLSHFPQTRQRLEQPCGATPVCVHMRDEVAGTAELQHRTLRSLGLTGGSAVIRFAMECRDSASTQAPRDSGPEPLLPDSRAPSPPLPTGPAGFSHGDCGQEAAAGPTDDPGELPRPEPTAPVSAAFSGGGQRLGHPLGPVRSLPATATKSQKPVSSPGGPSRPKKSKPGQEPLQELELSMDRSPVVCHPDLEELPPAWPAELPDDFFEVTVDDVRRRLAQLESERKRLEDAPLVTKALREAQAQAKLEHYPQVALRVLFPDRYTLQGFFRPLETVGHLRAFVKSHLRTPELPFYLFTAPPKTLLDDSLTFFQANLFPTALIHFGAEGPPGEGPYLEPQLLARTVAPSAADELVARHMSRATKTPALPPAAPATVPKSEPPLEASEHLPSPVPCPPARRDLGKVPKWLKLPASKR from the exons ATGGcggccgcggcgggcggcggTGCCTCCGCGGTGTCCGTGCTGGCTCCGAACGGGCGGCGCCACACGGTGAAGGTGACGCCGAGCACGCTGCTGCTGCAG GTTCTGGAGGACGCGTGTCTGCAGCAGGACTTCAGCCCCAGCGAGTATGATCTCAA GTTTCAGCGGAATGTGCTTGACCTGTCTGTCCAGTGGAGATTCGCCAACCTGCCGAACCATGCCAAACTGGAGATGGTgcctgcatcccggagccgtgaGGGGCCCGAGAGCATG GTGCGTGTGGCGCTGCAGCTGGAGGACGGCTCACGCCTGCAGGACACTTTCCGCGCGGGACAGACGCTCTGGGGGCTGCTCAGCCATTTCCCGCAGACAAG GCAGCGCCTGGAGCAGCCGTGCGGGGCGACCCCCGTCTGCGTGCACATGAGGGATGAG GTGGCTGGCACAGCTGAGCTCCAGCACAGGACACTGCGGTCACTCGGTCTCACCGGCGGCAGCGCCGTGATCAG GTTTGCCATGGAGTGCCGTGACTCGGCGTCCACGCAGGCGCCCAGGGACTCTGGCCCTGAGCCACTGCTGCCAGACTCGCGGGCGCCAAGCCCCCCGCTGCCCACCGGGCCTGCAGGGTTCAGCCACGGGGACTGCGGCCAGGAGGCGGCGGCAGGGCCCACAGATGACCCCGGGGAGCTGCCCCGCCCCGAGCCCACAGCCCCCGTCTCTGCCGCTTTCTCCGGAGGTGGCCAGCGGCTGGGGCACCCCCTGGGGCCCGTGAGGTCCCTGCCGGCAACTGCCACTAAGTCACAGAAGCCCGtctccagccccgggggcccctccaGGCCCAAGAAGTCGAAGCCAGGGCAGGAGCCCTTGCAGGAGCTCGAGCTG TCTATGGATCGCAGCCCGGTGGTCTGTCACCCTGACCTGGAGGAGCTGCCACCGGCCTGGCCGGCTGAACTGCCCGACGACTTCTTTGAAGTCACCGTGGACGATGTGCGCCGCCGCCTGGCCCAGCTGGAGAGTGAGCG GAAGCGCCTGGAAGACGCCCCCTTAGTGACCAAGGCCCTCCGGGAGGCACAGGCCCAGGCAAAGCTGGAGCACTACCCCCAG GTGGCGCTGCGTGTGCTCTTCCCCGACCGCTACACCCTGCAGGGCTTCTTCCGGCCCCTCGAGACAG tggGGCACCTGCGGGCCTTCGTGAAGAGTCACCTGAGAACCCCGGAGCTGCCCTTCTACCTAT TCACTGCTCCCCCTAAGACCCTGCTGGACGACAGCCTGACCTTCTTCcag gcCAACCTCTTCCCTACTGCCCTCATACACTTCGGAGCGGAGGGGCCCCCAGGCGAGGGCCCCTACCTGGAGCCCCAGCTGCTGGCACGTACCGTGGCTCCGTCCGCAGCAGATGAGCTGGTGGCCAG GCACATGTCCAGAGCCACCaagaccccagcactgcccccggCTGCCCCTGCTACAGTGCCCAAGTCAGAGCCTCCCCTTGAGGCGTCCGAGCACCTGCCCAGCCCTGTGCCATGCCCGCCTGCGAGGAGGGACCTGGGCAAGGTTCCCAAGTGGCTGAAGCTGCCAG CCAGCAAGAGGTGA
- the ASPSCR1 gene encoding tether containing UBX domain for GLUT4 isoform X2 — protein MVPASRSREGPESMVRVALQLEDGSRLQDTFRAGQTLWGLLSHFPQTRQRLEQPCGATPVCVHMRDEVAGTAELQHRTLRSLGLTGGSAVIRFAMECRDSASTQAPRDSGPEPLLPDSRAPSPPLPTGPAGFSHGDCGQEAAAGPTDDPGELPRPEPTAPVSAAFSGGGQRLGHPLGPVRSLPATATKSQKPVSSPGGPSRPKKSKPGQEPLQELELSMDRSPVVCHPDLEELPPAWPAELPDDFFEVTVDDVRRRLAQLESERKRLEDAPLVTKALREAQAQAKLEHYPQVALRVLFPDRYTLQGFFRPLETVGHLRAFVKSHLRTPELPFYLFTAPPKTLLDDSLTFFQANLFPTALIHFGAEGPPGEGPYLEPQLLARTVAPSAADELVARHMSRATKTPALPPAAPATVPKSEPPLEASEHLPSPVPCPPARRDLGKVPKWLKLPASKR, from the exons ATGGTgcctgcatcccggagccgtgaGGGGCCCGAGAGCATG GTGCGTGTGGCGCTGCAGCTGGAGGACGGCTCACGCCTGCAGGACACTTTCCGCGCGGGACAGACGCTCTGGGGGCTGCTCAGCCATTTCCCGCAGACAAG GCAGCGCCTGGAGCAGCCGTGCGGGGCGACCCCCGTCTGCGTGCACATGAGGGATGAG GTGGCTGGCACAGCTGAGCTCCAGCACAGGACACTGCGGTCACTCGGTCTCACCGGCGGCAGCGCCGTGATCAG GTTTGCCATGGAGTGCCGTGACTCGGCGTCCACGCAGGCGCCCAGGGACTCTGGCCCTGAGCCACTGCTGCCAGACTCGCGGGCGCCAAGCCCCCCGCTGCCCACCGGGCCTGCAGGGTTCAGCCACGGGGACTGCGGCCAGGAGGCGGCGGCAGGGCCCACAGATGACCCCGGGGAGCTGCCCCGCCCCGAGCCCACAGCCCCCGTCTCTGCCGCTTTCTCCGGAGGTGGCCAGCGGCTGGGGCACCCCCTGGGGCCCGTGAGGTCCCTGCCGGCAACTGCCACTAAGTCACAGAAGCCCGtctccagccccgggggcccctccaGGCCCAAGAAGTCGAAGCCAGGGCAGGAGCCCTTGCAGGAGCTCGAGCTG TCTATGGATCGCAGCCCGGTGGTCTGTCACCCTGACCTGGAGGAGCTGCCACCGGCCTGGCCGGCTGAACTGCCCGACGACTTCTTTGAAGTCACCGTGGACGATGTGCGCCGCCGCCTGGCCCAGCTGGAGAGTGAGCG GAAGCGCCTGGAAGACGCCCCCTTAGTGACCAAGGCCCTCCGGGAGGCACAGGCCCAGGCAAAGCTGGAGCACTACCCCCAG GTGGCGCTGCGTGTGCTCTTCCCCGACCGCTACACCCTGCAGGGCTTCTTCCGGCCCCTCGAGACAG tggGGCACCTGCGGGCCTTCGTGAAGAGTCACCTGAGAACCCCGGAGCTGCCCTTCTACCTAT TCACTGCTCCCCCTAAGACCCTGCTGGACGACAGCCTGACCTTCTTCcag gcCAACCTCTTCCCTACTGCCCTCATACACTTCGGAGCGGAGGGGCCCCCAGGCGAGGGCCCCTACCTGGAGCCCCAGCTGCTGGCACGTACCGTGGCTCCGTCCGCAGCAGATGAGCTGGTGGCCAG GCACATGTCCAGAGCCACCaagaccccagcactgcccccggCTGCCCCTGCTACAGTGCCCAAGTCAGAGCCTCCCCTTGAGGCGTCCGAGCACCTGCCCAGCCCTGTGCCATGCCCGCCTGCGAGGAGGGACCTGGGCAAGGTTCCCAAGTGGCTGAAGCTGCCAG CCAGCAAGAGGTGA
- the CENPX gene encoding centromere protein X isoform X1 produces MEAAGAGFRKELVNKLLLFHFKDDKTKGAVPESWAGVPTPPIPADTGSLTAPIPAEAAIRSVRQAQAEDLVRVDVEQLEKVLPQLLLDF; encoded by the exons ATggaggcggcgggcgcggggttCCGGAAG GAGCTGGTGAACAAGCTGCTGCTCTTCCACTTCAAGGACGACAAGACCAAAG GGGCTGTCCCTGAGAGCTGGGCGGGGGTCCCCACGCCCCCCATCCCCGCGGACACAGGATCGCTCACGGCCCCCATCCCCGCAGAAGCGGCTATCCGCAGCGTGCGCCAGGCCCAGGCAGAGGACCTGGTCCGCGTGGACGTGGAGCAGCTGGAGAAAGTGCTGCCTCAGCTG ctcctggacTTCTAG
- the CENPX gene encoding centromere protein X isoform X2 — translation MEAAGAGFRKELVNKLLLFHFKDDKTKVGGDALQLLAELLKIFVLEAAIRSVRQAQAEDLVRVDVEQLEKVLPQLLLDF, via the exons ATggaggcggcgggcgcggggttCCGGAAG GAGCTGGTGAACAAGCTGCTGCTCTTCCACTTCAAGGACGACAAGACCAAAG tggGCGGGGACGCGCTGCAGCTCCTGGCCGAGCTTCTTAAGATCTTCGTGCTAG AAGCGGCTATCCGCAGCGTGCGCCAGGCCCAGGCAGAGGACCTGGTCCGCGTGGACGTGGAGCAGCTGGAGAAAGTGCTGCCTCAGCTG ctcctggacTTCTAG
- the LRRC45 gene encoding leucine-rich repeat-containing protein 45 isoform X1, translating into MDEFRRAYTRLCQDSGAEPQESVLQRLHELPAGRLDLATLSLTVDTCRALGRLLQSEALLEELVLSDCMLSEEGATLLLQGLCSNSALRVLDLKGNNLQAVGAEALGKLLRQNKSIQSLTLEWNNLGAWGDAFATFCGALASNSVLQQLDLRNNQIGPPGAEALALALRRNVSLQQLDLRWNNIGLLGGRALVDCLPSNRTLWRLELAGNSIPSDVLRAVEQAMDHNQDRLATQRESRARAQVLSKEVRLLREEKSKQFLNLMETIEKQQEELSRSGRVSAARVGQLQEALEERHSVINALKAKLQMTEAALVLSEQKVQKLGGLVAAAEQEQRSQAQKQAREQRLQQQEAAERESKLLKDLAEANEQNLQLRDQVDALERKAKAQQEQLFLARQELTDRTAELKIRAVQAAERLELEKKRSRQSLEDSARLHSQEVQHMTRHLEESERALQGRVQRLEAARLALEEELSRAKTAVLCERNQAEEELAKARSQARLEEQQHRAHLEEKLRLLAQARDEAQSTCLQQQQKVSQAQAQAAQLDLQVEGLRRRLDELQQELRDKDQEKVAEVTRVRVEMEEQKGHLRAELTAQEALREKVAALERQLKASTSDHREALLDRESENASLREKLRLKEAELARVREEEAQRASFLQSAVLAYVQGAPLRALSPQK; encoded by the exons ATGGACGAGTTCCGACGCGCGTACACCCGGCTGTGCCAGGACAGTGGCGCCGAGCCCCAGGAGAGTGTCCTGCAGCGGCTGCACGAGCTGCCCGCGGGCCGGCTGGACCTGGCCACCCTGAGCCTGACGGTGGACACGTGCAGGGCTTTGGGCAGGCTGCTGCAGAGCGAGGCACTGCTGGAGGAGCTGGTGCTTAGCGACTGCATGCTCAGCGAGGAAG GGGCCACACTGCTGCTTCAGGGCCTCTGCTCCAACTCTGCCTTGCGGGTTCTGGACCTTAAG GGCAACAACCTTCAGGCCGTGGGCGCCGAGGCCCTGGGCAAGCTCCTCCGGCAGAACAAGTCCATTCAGAG CCTCACCCTGGAGTGGAACAACCTGGGTGCCTGGGGAGACGCCTTCGCCACCTTCTGCGGGGCCCTGGCCTCCAACAGCGTCCTGCAGCAGCTGGACCTCCGCAACAACCAGATCGGGCCGCCCGGCGCcgaggccctggccctggccctcagGAGGAACGTCAGCTTGCAGCAGCTGG ACCTGCGCTGGAATAACATCGGCCTCCTGGGGGGGCGTGCCCTGGTGGACTGTCTCCCCAGCAACAGGACCCTGTGGAGGCTGGAGCTGGCGGGGAACAGCATCCCCAGCGACGTGCTCAGAGCCGTGG AGCAAGCCATGGACCACAACCAGGACCGGCTGGCCACACAGCGGGAGAGCCGCGCCCGCGCCCAGGTGCTCAGCAAGGAGGTGCGGCTGCTGCGAGAGGAGAAGTCCAAGCAG tTCCTGAACTTGATGGAGACGATCGAGAAGCAGCAGGAGGAACTGAGCCGCAGCGGCAG GGTGTCGGCGGCCCGGGTGGGGCAGCTCCAGGAGGCCTTGGAGGAGCGGCACTCGGTCATCAACGCCCTGAAGGCCAA GCTGCAGATGACCGAAGCCGCCCTGGTGCTGTCAGAGCAGAAGGTGCAGAAGCTGGGGGGGCTCGTGGCCGCGGCCGAGCAGGAGCAGCGGAGCCAGGCGCAGAAGCAGGCGAGGGAGCAGAGGCTGCAGCAGCAG GAAGCTGCGGAGCGGGAGTCCAAGCTCCTGAAAGACTTGGCAGAGGCCAACGAGCAGAACCTCCAGCTGCGCGACCAG GTGGACGCGCTGGAGCGCAAGGCCAAGGCCCAGCAGGAGCAGCTGTTCCTGGCGCGGCAGGAGCTGACCGACCGGACAGCCGAACTGAAGATCCGGGCAGTGCAGGCCGCGG AGCGCCTGGAGTTGGAGAAGAAGCGGTCCCGCCAGAGTCTGGAGGACTCCGCGCGGCTGCACTCCCAGGAG GTACAGCACATGACGCGCCACCTTGAGGAGAGCGAGCGGGCGCTGCAGGGCCGGGTGCAGAGGCTGGAGGCGGCGCGGCTGGCCCTGGAGGAG GAGCTGAGCCGAGCCAAGACGGCCGTGCTGTGTGAGCGCAACCAGGCAGAGGAAGAACTCGCTAAGGCCAGGAGCCAGGCGCGCCTGGAGGAG CAGCAGCACCGGGCACACCTGGAGGAGAAGCTGCGGCTGCTGGCACAGGCACGGGACGAGGCCCAGAGCACCTgcctgcagcagcagcagaaggtgAGCCAGGCCCAAGCCCAGGCCGCACAGCTGGACCTGCAGGTGGAGGGCCTGCGGCGGCGTCTGGACGAGCTGCAGCAG GAGCTGCGTGACAAGGACCAGGAGAAGGTGGCAGAGGTGACCAGGGTGCGGGTGGAGATGGAGGAGCAGAAGGGCCACTTGCGGGCTGAGCTCACCGCCCAGGAGGCACTGAGAGAGAAGGTGGCAGCCCTGGAGCGCCAGCTGAAAG cgAGCACTAGTGACCACCGGGAGGCGCTGCTGGACCGGGAGAGTGAGAACGCGTCCCTGCGGGAGAAGCTGCGCCTGAAGGAAGCGGAGCTGGCCCGGGTCCGGGAGGAGGAGGCGCAGCGGGCCAGCTTCCTGCAGAGCGCCGTGCTGGCCTACGTGCAGGGCGCCCCGCTGCGGGCGCTGAGCCCCCAGAAGTGA
- the LRRC45 gene encoding leucine-rich repeat-containing protein 45 isoform X2 — protein sequence MDEFRRAYTRLCQDSGAEPQESVLQRLHELPAGRLDLATLSLTVDTCRALGRLLQSEALLEELVLSDCMLSEEGATLLLQGLCSNSALRVLDLKGNNLQAVGAEALGKLLRQNKSIQSLTLEWNNLGAWGDAFATFCGALASNSVLQQLDLRNNQIGPPGAEALALALRRNVSLQQLDLRWNNIGLLGGRALVDCLPSNRTLWRLELAGNSIPSDVLRAVEQAMDHNQDRLATQRESRARAQVLSKEVRLLREEKSKQFLNLMETIEKQQEELSRSGRVSAARVGQLQEALEERHSVINALKAKLQMTEAALVLSEQKVQKLGGLVAAAEQEQRSQAQKQAREQRLQQQEAAERESKLLKDLAEANEQNLQLRDQVDALERKAKAQQEQLFLARQELTDRTAELKIRAVQAAERLELEKKRSRQSLEDSARLHSQEVQHMTRHLEESERALQGRVQRLEAARLALEEELSRAKTAVLCERNQAEEELAKARSQARLEEQHRAHLEEKLRLLAQARDEAQSTCLQQQQKVSQAQAQAAQLDLQVEGLRRRLDELQQELRDKDQEKVAEVTRVRVEMEEQKGHLRAELTAQEALREKVAALERQLKASTSDHREALLDRESENASLREKLRLKEAELARVREEEAQRASFLQSAVLAYVQGAPLRALSPQK from the exons ATGGACGAGTTCCGACGCGCGTACACCCGGCTGTGCCAGGACAGTGGCGCCGAGCCCCAGGAGAGTGTCCTGCAGCGGCTGCACGAGCTGCCCGCGGGCCGGCTGGACCTGGCCACCCTGAGCCTGACGGTGGACACGTGCAGGGCTTTGGGCAGGCTGCTGCAGAGCGAGGCACTGCTGGAGGAGCTGGTGCTTAGCGACTGCATGCTCAGCGAGGAAG GGGCCACACTGCTGCTTCAGGGCCTCTGCTCCAACTCTGCCTTGCGGGTTCTGGACCTTAAG GGCAACAACCTTCAGGCCGTGGGCGCCGAGGCCCTGGGCAAGCTCCTCCGGCAGAACAAGTCCATTCAGAG CCTCACCCTGGAGTGGAACAACCTGGGTGCCTGGGGAGACGCCTTCGCCACCTTCTGCGGGGCCCTGGCCTCCAACAGCGTCCTGCAGCAGCTGGACCTCCGCAACAACCAGATCGGGCCGCCCGGCGCcgaggccctggccctggccctcagGAGGAACGTCAGCTTGCAGCAGCTGG ACCTGCGCTGGAATAACATCGGCCTCCTGGGGGGGCGTGCCCTGGTGGACTGTCTCCCCAGCAACAGGACCCTGTGGAGGCTGGAGCTGGCGGGGAACAGCATCCCCAGCGACGTGCTCAGAGCCGTGG AGCAAGCCATGGACCACAACCAGGACCGGCTGGCCACACAGCGGGAGAGCCGCGCCCGCGCCCAGGTGCTCAGCAAGGAGGTGCGGCTGCTGCGAGAGGAGAAGTCCAAGCAG tTCCTGAACTTGATGGAGACGATCGAGAAGCAGCAGGAGGAACTGAGCCGCAGCGGCAG GGTGTCGGCGGCCCGGGTGGGGCAGCTCCAGGAGGCCTTGGAGGAGCGGCACTCGGTCATCAACGCCCTGAAGGCCAA GCTGCAGATGACCGAAGCCGCCCTGGTGCTGTCAGAGCAGAAGGTGCAGAAGCTGGGGGGGCTCGTGGCCGCGGCCGAGCAGGAGCAGCGGAGCCAGGCGCAGAAGCAGGCGAGGGAGCAGAGGCTGCAGCAGCAG GAAGCTGCGGAGCGGGAGTCCAAGCTCCTGAAAGACTTGGCAGAGGCCAACGAGCAGAACCTCCAGCTGCGCGACCAG GTGGACGCGCTGGAGCGCAAGGCCAAGGCCCAGCAGGAGCAGCTGTTCCTGGCGCGGCAGGAGCTGACCGACCGGACAGCCGAACTGAAGATCCGGGCAGTGCAGGCCGCGG AGCGCCTGGAGTTGGAGAAGAAGCGGTCCCGCCAGAGTCTGGAGGACTCCGCGCGGCTGCACTCCCAGGAG GTACAGCACATGACGCGCCACCTTGAGGAGAGCGAGCGGGCGCTGCAGGGCCGGGTGCAGAGGCTGGAGGCGGCGCGGCTGGCCCTGGAGGAG GAGCTGAGCCGAGCCAAGACGGCCGTGCTGTGTGAGCGCAACCAGGCAGAGGAAGAACTCGCTAAGGCCAGGAGCCAGGCGCGCCTGGAGGAG CAGCACCGGGCACACCTGGAGGAGAAGCTGCGGCTGCTGGCACAGGCACGGGACGAGGCCCAGAGCACCTgcctgcagcagcagcagaaggtgAGCCAGGCCCAAGCCCAGGCCGCACAGCTGGACCTGCAGGTGGAGGGCCTGCGGCGGCGTCTGGACGAGCTGCAGCAG GAGCTGCGTGACAAGGACCAGGAGAAGGTGGCAGAGGTGACCAGGGTGCGGGTGGAGATGGAGGAGCAGAAGGGCCACTTGCGGGCTGAGCTCACCGCCCAGGAGGCACTGAGAGAGAAGGTGGCAGCCCTGGAGCGCCAGCTGAAAG cgAGCACTAGTGACCACCGGGAGGCGCTGCTGGACCGGGAGAGTGAGAACGCGTCCCTGCGGGAGAAGCTGCGCCTGAAGGAAGCGGAGCTGGCCCGGGTCCGGGAGGAGGAGGCGCAGCGGGCCAGCTTCCTGCAGAGCGCCGTGCTGGCCTACGTGCAGGGCGCCCCGCTGCGGGCGCTGAGCCCCCAGAAGTGA